From the Streptomyces pluripotens genome, one window contains:
- a CDS encoding FAD binding domain-containing protein, with protein MTTHTPQAAQAVTLPTTLDEAVAALAATPAAVPVAGGTDLMAAVNSGQLRPAALVGLGRISEIRGWQYQDGHALLGAGLTHARMGRPDFAALIPALAAAARAAGPPHIRNAGTLGGNIASAAPAGDALPVLAALEATLIVAGPGGTRRELPVSHLLAGVEMLRGGELIGYVRVPLLHAPQVFLKATGRTGPGRAMASVALVLDPARRGVRCAVGAVAPMPLRPLQAEQWVARLIDWDNDRALVPEALNAFGEYVAAACIPDPAPGPDGSVPTLPPAVLHLRRTVAALARRALGRALS; from the coding sequence TTGACCACGCACACACCGCAGGCGGCGCAGGCCGTCACGCTGCCCACGACGCTGGACGAAGCCGTGGCGGCGTTGGCCGCCACGCCTGCCGCGGTCCCGGTCGCGGGTGGCACCGACCTGATGGCCGCCGTCAACTCCGGTCAGCTCAGGCCCGCTGCTCTGGTGGGTCTCGGGCGAATCAGCGAGATCCGCGGCTGGCAGTACCAGGACGGGCACGCCCTGCTCGGGGCGGGCCTCACACACGCCCGCATGGGTCGCCCCGACTTCGCGGCCCTGATTCCGGCACTGGCCGCCGCCGCGCGCGCCGCGGGGCCACCGCACATCCGCAATGCCGGCACCCTGGGGGGCAACATCGCCTCGGCGGCCCCCGCCGGAGACGCCCTGCCGGTGCTGGCCGCCCTGGAGGCGACGCTGATCGTCGCCGGTCCGGGTGGAACCCGCCGGGAGCTCCCCGTGTCGCACCTGCTGGCCGGTGTGGAGATGCTGCGCGGCGGCGAACTCATCGGCTACGTGCGAGTGCCGCTGCTGCACGCCCCGCAGGTCTTCCTGAAGGCGACCGGACGCACCGGCCCGGGCCGCGCGATGGCCTCCGTCGCCCTCGTGCTGGACCCTGCCCGGCGCGGAGTGCGCTGCGCGGTCGGGGCCGTGGCGCCGATGCCGCTGCGGCCACTGCAGGCCGAACAGTGGGTCGCACGGCTCATCGACTGGGACAACGACCGTGCGCTCGTTCCCGAGGCACTGAACGCCTTCGGTGAGTACGTGGCCGCGGCCTGCATCCCCGATCCGGCACCCGGGCCCGACGGCTCGGTGCCCACGCTTCCGCCCGCCGTACTGCACCTGCGGCGCACCGTCGCCGCGCTGGCCCGACGAGCACTGGGGAGGGCACTGTCGTGA
- a CDS encoding YqgE/AlgH family protein, whose translation MTEVSSLTGRLLVAAPALADPNFDRAVVLLLDHDEEGSLGVVLNRPTPVDVGDILEDWADLAGEPGVVFQGGPVSLDSALGVAVIPGGADGDRVPLGWRRVHGAIGLVDLEAPPELLASALGSLRIFAGYAGWGPGQLEDELVEGAWYVVESEPGDVSSPSPERLWREVLRRQRNELAMVATYPDDPSLN comes from the coding sequence ATGACCGAGGTGTCCTCGCTCACAGGGCGGCTGCTCGTGGCCGCGCCCGCTCTGGCGGACCCGAACTTCGACCGCGCGGTGGTGCTCCTTCTCGACCACGACGAGGAGGGTTCCCTCGGTGTCGTCCTCAACCGCCCCACCCCGGTGGACGTGGGTGACATCCTGGAGGACTGGGCCGATCTCGCCGGCGAGCCAGGCGTCGTCTTCCAGGGCGGTCCCGTCTCGTTGGACTCGGCGCTCGGCGTCGCGGTCATCCCGGGTGGTGCCGACGGCGACCGCGTGCCCCTCGGCTGGCGCCGGGTGCACGGAGCGATCGGCCTGGTCGACCTGGAGGCCCCGCCGGAACTGCTCGCCTCAGCGCTGGGTTCCCTGCGGATCTTCGCCGGGTACGCCGGCTGGGGCCCCGGCCAGCTGGAGGACGAGCTGGTCGAAGGCGCCTGGTACGTGGTCGAGTCCGAGCCGGGCGACGTCTCCTCCCCGTCCCCCGAGAGGCTCTGGCGCGAAGTCCTGCGCCGCCAGCGCAACGAGCTGGCGATGGTGGCCACGTATCCGGACGACCCTTCGCTCAACTGA
- a CDS encoding 2Fe-2S iron-sulfur cluster-binding protein, with amino-acid sequence MTEDQHGGGTPQGGGRWNPLPQGEYDDGATAFVELPEGGIDALLSGDSPLAAPGQGYVPPEITAAPGAGDPTATGTWTAPADGAQWPGPDATTQSQGTDDRFTYQPGATQQWTFEEPAASAAPGHDVTGQWSIPVAGGDLPDESGEFTATSLADQWGSTPPATLPGGAPAPWATDGADLSWGQSADPEGPARPAGPRPGPTGVQPTGAVPAATSAGSTAEQGGAEEPYGSQGDTGYPETASAGHADGGYADAGHTGVGHGPAGHDATATGTATTAVPDGRSEPVPRGTAADTAVEPDAQGPVEVTEGPADSPATRQEDTSREGAPQVVPAPDTQGQAATDTADTTAGSAAPAHPAGPSVPERAAAVTTPTTPAGVPEGAAESSPEGHQVTEGPEGSEGPEGSEREGAAGTAVPHEGPAEDPAAPPFPAHDDHPLASFVLRVNGTDRPVTDAWIGESLLYVLRERLGLAGAKDGCSQGECGACNVQVDGRLVASCLVPAATVAGSEVRTVEGLAADGHPSDVQRALARCGAVQCGFCVPGMAMTVHDLLEGNPAPTALEARQALCGNLCRCSGYRGVLEAVKEVVAEREAAHVSTEPDADGARIPHQAGPGSGGVNPSVFETPGEAGVVQAVPDGYGDAQYGGAQYADEQYGESGGYGDVPDPYGTPGPHDRHYGQDGGQA; translated from the coding sequence GTGACCGAAGACCAGCACGGAGGCGGCACGCCCCAGGGCGGCGGACGCTGGAACCCGCTGCCCCAGGGCGAGTACGACGACGGCGCCACCGCCTTCGTGGAGCTACCCGAGGGCGGCATCGACGCCCTGCTGTCCGGCGACAGCCCCCTGGCTGCGCCCGGTCAGGGCTATGTGCCGCCGGAGATAACGGCCGCTCCGGGTGCCGGCGACCCCACCGCCACGGGGACGTGGACGGCGCCCGCGGACGGCGCCCAGTGGCCCGGCCCGGACGCCACGACCCAGTCGCAGGGCACGGACGACCGGTTCACCTACCAGCCCGGCGCCACCCAGCAGTGGACCTTCGAGGAGCCCGCCGCCTCGGCCGCCCCCGGGCACGACGTCACCGGGCAGTGGTCCATTCCGGTCGCCGGTGGTGATCTTCCCGACGAGTCGGGCGAGTTCACCGCGACGTCCCTGGCCGACCAGTGGGGCAGCACCCCGCCAGCCACCCTGCCCGGCGGCGCACCCGCGCCCTGGGCGACGGACGGCGCGGACCTGTCCTGGGGGCAGTCCGCGGACCCGGAGGGCCCCGCCCGGCCGGCCGGTCCCCGGCCCGGCCCCACCGGCGTTCAGCCCACCGGTGCGGTTCCGGCTGCGACATCCGCCGGTTCGACGGCGGAACAGGGTGGGGCGGAGGAGCCTTACGGATCCCAGGGGGACACCGGGTACCCCGAGACGGCGTCCGCCGGGCACGCGGACGGCGGGTACGCGGACGCGGGACACACCGGGGTCGGGCACGGGCCTGCCGGTCACGACGCCACAGCGACCGGGACGGCCACCACTGCCGTGCCGGACGGGCGCTCCGAGCCCGTGCCGCGGGGCACCGCCGCAGACACGGCCGTGGAGCCGGACGCTCAGGGTCCCGTGGAGGTCACCGAAGGCCCCGCCGACAGTCCGGCGACCCGCCAGGAGGACACCAGCCGGGAGGGTGCGCCGCAGGTCGTTCCAGCGCCGGACACGCAGGGTCAGGCGGCCACCGACACCGCGGACACCACGGCCGGCTCCGCGGCACCGGCGCACCCGGCCGGACCGTCCGTACCGGAACGCGCGGCCGCTGTGACCACGCCGACCACGCCCGCTGGTGTTCCCGAGGGCGCTGCCGAGAGCAGTCCCGAAGGCCACCAAGTCACCGAAGGCCCCGAAGGTTCTGAAGGCCCCGAAGGTTCTGAACGTGAAGGGGCCGCAGGGACAGCGGTTCCGCACGAGGGGCCCGCCGAGGATCCGGCCGCCCCGCCGTTCCCGGCGCACGACGACCATCCCCTCGCCTCCTTCGTCCTGCGGGTCAACGGCACCGACCGCCCGGTCACCGATGCCTGGATCGGCGAGTCCCTCCTGTACGTCCTGCGGGAGCGACTCGGCCTCGCCGGCGCCAAGGACGGTTGCTCGCAGGGCGAGTGCGGGGCCTGCAACGTGCAGGTCGACGGGCGCCTGGTGGCCTCCTGCCTGGTCCCGGCGGCCACCGTGGCGGGGAGCGAGGTGCGGACCGTCGAGGGCCTGGCCGCTGACGGGCACCCCTCCGACGTGCAGCGCGCGCTCGCCCGGTGCGGTGCCGTCCAGTGCGGCTTCTGCGTGCCCGGCATGGCGATGACCGTGCACGACCTGCTGGAGGGCAACCCCGCACCGACCGCGCTGGAGGCCCGCCAGGCCTTGTGCGGAAACCTGTGCCGGTGCTCGGGCTACCGGGGGGTGCTGGAGGCGGTCAAGGAAGTCGTCGCCGAACGCGAGGCAGCGCACGTCAGCACCGAGCCGGACGCGGACGGGGCACGCATCCCGCACCAGGCGGGCCCGGGCTCCGGCGGCGTCAATCCGTCGGTGTTCGAGACACCGGGAGAGGCCGGCGTGGTCCAGGCCGTTCCCGACGGTTACGGGGACGCCCAGTACGGCGGCGCCCAGTACGCCGACGAGCAGTACGGTGAGTCCGGCGGGTACGGCGACGTCCCGGACCCCTACGGCACCCCGGGACCGCACGACCGGCACTACGGCCAGGACGGAGGCCAGGCGTGA
- a CDS encoding HU family DNA-binding protein — protein sequence MNRSELVAALADRAEVTRKDADAVLAAFAETVGEIVAKGDEKVTIPGFLTFERTHRAARTARNPQTGEPINIPAGYSVKVTAGSKLKEAAKGK from the coding sequence ATGAACCGCAGTGAGCTGGTGGCCGCGCTGGCCGACCGCGCCGAGGTGACCCGCAAGGACGCCGACGCCGTGCTGGCCGCGTTCGCCGAGACCGTCGGCGAGATCGTCGCCAAGGGCGACGAGAAGGTCACCATCCCCGGCTTCCTGACCTTCGAGCGCACCCACCGTGCCGCTCGCACCGCGCGCAACCCGCAGACCGGCGAGCCCATCAACATCCCCGCCGGCTACAGCGTGAAGGTCACCGCGGGCAGCAAGCTCAAGGAAGCGGCCAAGGGCAAGTAA
- the murA gene encoding UDP-N-acetylglucosamine 1-carboxyvinyltransferase encodes MTVNDDVLLVHGGTPLEGEIRVRGAKNLVPKAMVAALLGSAPSRLRNVPDIRDVRVVRGLLQLHGVTVRPGEEPGELVLDPTHVESANVADIDAHAGSSRIPILFCGPLLHRLGHAFIPGLGGCDIGGRPIDFHFDVLRQFGATIEKRADGQYLEAPHRLRGTKIRLPYPSVGATEQVLLTAVLAEGVTELSNAAVEPEIEDLICVLQKMGAIIAMDTDRTIRITGVDKLGGYTHRALSDRLEAASWASAALATSGNIYVRGAQQRSMMTFLNTYRKVGGAFEIDDEGIRFWHPGGQLKSIALETDVHPGFQTDWQQPLVVALTQATGLSIIHETVYESRLGFTSALNQMGAHIQLYRECLGGSDCRFGQRNFLHSAVVSGPTRLQGADLVIPDLRGGFSYLIAALAAEGTSRVHGIDLINRGYENFMEKLMELGAKVELPGKALG; translated from the coding sequence ATGACCGTCAACGACGATGTCCTGCTTGTCCACGGCGGAACCCCGCTGGAGGGTGAGATCCGGGTCCGCGGTGCGAAGAACCTCGTACCGAAGGCCATGGTCGCCGCCCTGCTGGGCAGCGCGCCGAGCCGACTGCGCAACGTTCCCGACATCCGTGACGTGCGGGTCGTGCGCGGTCTGCTCCAGTTGCACGGGGTGACGGTTCGTCCAGGTGAGGAGCCCGGCGAACTGGTGCTCGACCCGACGCACGTCGAGAGCGCCAATGTGGCCGACATCGATGCCCATGCCGGCTCCAGCCGCATCCCGATCCTCTTCTGCGGACCTCTTCTGCACCGGCTCGGGCACGCGTTCATCCCGGGCCTCGGCGGTTGCGACATCGGCGGCCGGCCCATCGACTTCCACTTCGACGTGCTGCGGCAGTTCGGCGCGACCATCGAGAAGCGCGCGGACGGCCAGTACCTGGAGGCTCCGCACCGGCTGCGCGGTACGAAGATCCGACTGCCGTACCCGTCCGTCGGCGCGACCGAGCAGGTGCTGCTGACCGCCGTGCTCGCCGAGGGCGTCACGGAGTTGTCCAACGCGGCCGTCGAACCGGAGATCGAGGACCTCATCTGCGTGCTGCAGAAGATGGGCGCGATCATCGCGATGGACACCGACCGCACGATCCGCATCACCGGCGTGGACAAGCTCGGCGGCTACACCCACCGTGCCCTCTCCGACCGCTTGGAGGCCGCGTCCTGGGCGTCGGCGGCGCTCGCAACCAGCGGCAACATCTACGTCCGCGGCGCCCAGCAGCGCTCGATGATGACGTTCCTGAACACCTACCGCAAGGTGGGTGGTGCCTTCGAGATCGACGACGAGGGCATCCGTTTCTGGCATCCCGGTGGGCAGTTGAAGTCCATCGCCCTCGAAACGGACGTGCACCCCGGCTTCCAGACCGACTGGCAGCAGCCGCTGGTGGTGGCCCTCACCCAGGCCACCGGTCTGTCCATCATCCACGAGACGGTGTACGAGTCCCGGCTCGGCTTCACCTCCGCGCTCAACCAGATGGGTGCCCACATCCAGCTGTACCGCGAATGCCTCGGCGGTTCCGACTGCCGTTTCGGGCAGCGCAACTTCCTGCACTCCGCGGTCGTCTCGGGACCGACCAGGCTGCAGGGTGCCGACCTCGTCATCCCCGATCTGCGCGGCGGTTTCTCCTACCTCATCGCGGCCCTCGCCGCCGAAGGCACCTCACGCGTCCACGGCATCGACCTCATCAACCGCGGCTACGAGAACTTCATGGAGAAGCTGATGGAGCTCGGTGCCAAGGTCGAGTTGCCTGGTAAGGCGCTCGGCTAG
- a CDS encoding NAD-dependent malic enzyme, which translates to MATAPSVSYSMTIRLEVPASGTAVSQLTTAVESSGGSVTGLDVTASGHEKLRIDVTIAATSTAHAEEIVEELRGIEGVTLGKVSDRTFLMHLGGKIEMASKHPIRNRDDLSMVYTPGVARVCMAIAENPEDARRLTIKRNSVAVVTDGSAVLGLGNIGPKAALPVMEGKAALFKRFAGIDAWPICLDTQDTDAIVEIVKAIAPGFAGINLEDISAPRCFEIEARLREALDIPVFHDDQHGTAIVVLAALTNALRVADKAIEDIRVVMSGAGAAGTAILKLLLAAGVKNAVVADIHGVVHAGREDLVDAPADSPLRWIADNTNPEGLTGTLKEAVHGADVFIGVSAPNVIDGADVAAMAGDAIVFALANPDPEVDPAIARQTAAVVATGRSDFPNQINNVLVFPGVFRGLLDAQSRTVNTEMMLAAAKALADVVTQDELNPNYIIPSVFNDKVAGAVAGAVREAAKAAGTTA; encoded by the coding sequence ATGGCAACGGCGCCCAGCGTCTCCTACTCGATGACCATCCGGTTGGAGGTGCCCGCGAGCGGAACGGCCGTCTCGCAGCTCACCACCGCCGTGGAGTCCTCCGGAGGCTCGGTGACCGGCCTCGACGTCACTGCCTCCGGCCACGAGAAGCTCCGCATCGACGTCACCATCGCGGCCACCTCCACGGCCCATGCCGAGGAGATCGTCGAGGAACTGCGCGGCATCGAGGGCGTCACACTGGGCAAGGTCTCCGACCGGACCTTCCTCATGCACCTCGGCGGCAAGATCGAGATGGCGTCGAAGCACCCCATCCGCAACCGTGACGACCTGTCCATGGTCTACACCCCGGGTGTGGCGCGCGTCTGCATGGCCATCGCCGAGAACCCCGAGGACGCCCGTCGCCTCACCATCAAGCGCAACTCCGTTGCGGTCGTGACGGACGGCTCCGCCGTGTTGGGCCTCGGCAACATCGGCCCCAAGGCCGCGCTGCCCGTCATGGAGGGCAAGGCGGCCCTGTTCAAGCGGTTCGCCGGCATCGACGCCTGGCCGATCTGCCTGGACACCCAGGACACCGACGCCATCGTGGAGATCGTCAAGGCGATCGCCCCCGGGTTCGCCGGCATCAACCTGGAGGACATCTCCGCGCCCCGCTGCTTCGAGATCGAGGCCCGGCTGCGCGAGGCCCTCGACATCCCCGTCTTCCACGACGACCAGCACGGCACCGCGATCGTCGTCCTCGCCGCGCTGACCAACGCCCTGCGCGTCGCGGACAAGGCGATCGAGGACATCCGGGTCGTCATGTCCGGTGCCGGCGCCGCCGGTACGGCCATCCTCAAGCTGCTGCTTGCGGCTGGGGTGAAGAACGCCGTCGTCGCCGACATCCACGGTGTCGTCCACGCCGGCCGTGAGGACCTGGTGGACGCCCCGGCCGACTCGCCGCTGCGTTGGATCGCCGACAACACCAACCCCGAGGGCCTGACCGGCACCCTCAAGGAGGCGGTGCACGGGGCCGACGTCTTCATCGGCGTCTCCGCTCCGAACGTCATCGATGGCGCCGACGTGGCCGCCATGGCCGGTGACGCCATCGTGTTCGCGCTCGCGAACCCCGACCCTGAGGTGGATCCGGCAATCGCACGCCAGACCGCGGCGGTTGTGGCCACCGGCCGCTCCGACTTCCCGAACCAGATCAACAACGTGCTGGTCTTCCCGGGTGTCTTCCGCGGCCTGCTGGACGCCCAGTCCCGCACCGTCAACACCGAGATGATGCTCGCCGCCGCGAAGGCGCTGGCCGACGTGGTGACCCAGGACGAGTTGAACCCGAACTACATCATCCCGAGCGTCTTCAACGACAAGGTCGCGGGTGCCGTCGCCGGCGCGGTCCGCGAGGCCGCCAAAGCGGCCGGGACGACTGCCTAG
- a CDS encoding DUF3039 domain-containing protein encodes MSTLEPERGTGTGTLVEPTPQVSHGDGDHERFAHYVQKDKIMASALDGTPVVALCGKVWVPGRDPKKYPVCPMCKEIYESMGSGGDEGSDQ; translated from the coding sequence ATGAGCACTCTTGAGCCCGAGCGCGGGACTGGTACGGGGACCCTCGTAGAGCCGACACCACAGGTGTCCCACGGCGACGGCGACCACGAGCGCTTCGCCCACTACGTCCAGAAGGACAAGATCATGGCGAGCGCCCTCGACGGCACCCCCGTCGTGGCGCTGTGCGGCAAGGTCTGGGTGCCGGGCCGTGACCCGAAGAAGTACCCCGTGTGCCCGATGTGCAAGGAGATCTACGAGTCCATGGGCAGCGGCGGTGATGAGGGGAGCGACCAGTAG
- a CDS encoding beta-N-acetylhexosaminidase — translation MVDAVDLIPAPASIVWNSPGCVNLDGGTALQALPGTEGVARWLRATVGAATGLPLPEAPGRPDRVVLAIDPDLPSEGYRVVLGDRPFRIEGGSAAGVFWGAQTFRQLLGPDAFRRAPVRPGRRWELPAVTVQDVPRFRWRGLMLDVARHFMPKEGVLRYLDLMAAHKLNVFHFHLTDDQGWRIDIKRYPKLAEIASWRARTRVGHRASPLWEEKPHGGYYTQDDIREIVAYAAERHITVVPEIDVPGHSQAAIAAYPELGNTDVIDTTGLSVWDDWGISPHVLAPVDATVRFYEGVLTEVLELFPSEFVHIGGDECRKEQWSESVAAKTRIADLGLADEDQLQSWFIGHFDAWLSARGRRLIGWDEILEGGLAKGAAVSSWRGYGGGVAAARAGHDVVMCPEQYVYLDHRQDPGEEEPVPIGFVRTLQDVYRFEPVPTALTEEEAARVLGTQANVWTEAMEDLARVDYQTFPRLAAFAEVAWSRLPAPAERDFADFERRMAAHYGRLDALGVAYRPPTGPRPWQRRPGVLGRPIEGPPPNR, via the coding sequence ATGGTGGACGCGGTGGATCTGATTCCCGCACCGGCGAGCATCGTCTGGAACTCGCCCGGCTGCGTGAACCTGGACGGCGGAACGGCGCTTCAGGCCCTGCCGGGCACGGAGGGTGTTGCGCGCTGGCTGCGGGCCACGGTCGGCGCGGCGACCGGTCTGCCGCTCCCGGAGGCGCCCGGCCGCCCCGACCGCGTGGTGCTGGCCATCGACCCGGATCTGCCGTCCGAGGGCTACCGTGTCGTACTCGGCGACCGTCCGTTCCGCATCGAGGGCGGCAGCGCCGCCGGTGTCTTCTGGGGAGCCCAGACCTTCCGGCAGCTGCTCGGCCCCGACGCGTTCCGCCGGGCTCCGGTGCGGCCGGGGCGCCGCTGGGAGCTGCCTGCCGTCACCGTCCAGGACGTCCCCCGTTTCCGCTGGCGGGGCCTCATGCTCGACGTTGCACGCCACTTCATGCCCAAGGAAGGCGTGCTGCGCTACCTCGATCTGATGGCCGCGCACAAACTCAACGTCTTCCACTTCCACCTGACGGACGACCAGGGCTGGCGGATCGACATCAAGCGGTACCCGAAACTGGCCGAAATCGCCTCCTGGCGGGCGCGGACGAGGGTCGGTCACCGGGCCTCACCGCTGTGGGAGGAGAAACCGCACGGGGGTTACTACACCCAGGACGACATCCGGGAGATCGTGGCCTATGCCGCCGAGCGCCACATCACCGTCGTGCCGGAGATCGACGTGCCGGGACACTCGCAGGCCGCCATCGCCGCGTACCCGGAACTCGGCAACACCGATGTCATCGACACCACCGGCCTATCCGTCTGGGACGACTGGGGGATCTCGCCCCATGTGCTGGCTCCCGTCGACGCCACTGTGCGGTTCTACGAGGGTGTGCTGACGGAGGTGTTGGAACTCTTCCCGTCGGAGTTCGTGCACATCGGCGGCGACGAATGCCGCAAGGAGCAGTGGAGTGAGTCCGTGGCCGCCAAGACCCGCATCGCGGACCTCGGGCTGGCCGACGAGGACCAGCTGCAGTCCTGGTTCATCGGCCACTTCGACGCGTGGTTGTCCGCGCGCGGACGCCGGCTCATCGGCTGGGACGAGATCCTGGAGGGCGGTCTCGCGAAGGGGGCTGCCGTGTCCTCCTGGCGCGGCTACGGGGGAGGGGTCGCCGCCGCGCGGGCCGGCCATGACGTGGTCATGTGTCCGGAACAGTACGTGTATCTGGACCACCGTCAGGACCCGGGCGAGGAAGAGCCGGTGCCGATCGGTTTCGTGCGCACCCTGCAGGACGTCTACCGGTTCGAACCGGTCCCGACCGCGCTCACCGAGGAGGAGGCCGCACGCGTGCTGGGTACCCAGGCGAACGTGTGGACCGAGGCGATGGAGGACCTTGCGCGCGTTGACTACCAGACCTTCCCGCGGCTCGCGGCCTTCGCCGAGGTGGCCTGGAGCCGGTTGCCGGCCCCCGCCGAACGTGACTTCGCGGACTTCGAGCGCCGCATGGCCGCCCATTACGGGCGGCTTGACGCCCTCGGCGTCGCCTACCGGCCGCCCACCGGACCCCGGCCGTGGCAGCGGCGCCCCGGCGTGCTCGGCCGCCCGATCGAGGGACCGCCCCCGAACAGGTAA
- a CDS encoding xanthine dehydrogenase family protein molybdopterin-binding subunit — MSNEAGTATTAAESAPEAEPLPHGLGASLPHADARAKTEGAFPYAADLWAEGLLWAAVLRSPHARARIVSIDTTHAREMPGVHAVITHEDVPGTPRHGRGTPDRPVFAAEAVRHHGEPIAAVAADHPDTARMAAAAVIVEYEVLDPVTDPEQAFEAEPLHPDGNLIRHIPLHHGDPEAVGEVVVEGLYRIGRQDPAPIGAEAGLAVPRPDGGVELYLASTDPHTDRNTAAACFGLSPDRVKIVVTGVPGATADREDQGFQLPLGLLALKTGCPVKLTATREESFLGHVHRHPTLLRYRHHADAEGRLVKVEAQILLDAGAYADTSSEALVAAVSFACGPYVVPNAFIEGWAVRTNNPPSGHVRGEGAMQVCAAYEAQMDKLAKKLGLDTAELRLRNVLATGDVLPIGQTVTCPAPVAELLQAVRDFPLPALPKEAPEEEWLLPGGPEGVGEPSAVRRGVGYGLGMVHMLGAEGADEVSTATVKVHDGVATVLCAAVETGQGFTTLARQIVQDTLGVEEVHVAAVDTDQPPAGPGCRGRHTWVSGGAVERAAKMVRTQLLQPLAHKFGMSTELLQIADGKITSYDGVLSTTVTEAMEGKELWATAQCRPHPTEPLNSSGQGDAFVGLAFCAIRAVVDVDIELGAVRVVELAVAQDVGRVLNPAQLAARIEAGIAQGVGIALTENLRTPRGLVRHPDLTGYALPTALDVPDIRIVKLVEERDVVAPFGAKPASAVPVVTAPAAIASAVRAATGRPVNRLPIRPQAAVVTTQ; from the coding sequence GTGAGCAACGAAGCCGGCACCGCGACCACCGCCGCGGAATCCGCCCCCGAGGCCGAGCCGCTGCCGCACGGCCTCGGCGCCTCCCTGCCGCACGCCGACGCCCGCGCCAAGACCGAGGGTGCCTTCCCGTACGCGGCCGACCTGTGGGCCGAGGGCCTGCTGTGGGCGGCCGTGCTGCGCTCCCCGCACGCACGTGCGCGCATCGTGTCCATCGACACCACCCATGCGCGCGAGATGCCCGGTGTGCACGCCGTCATCACCCACGAGGACGTGCCCGGCACGCCCCGCCACGGCCGGGGCACCCCCGACCGGCCGGTGTTCGCCGCCGAGGCCGTACGCCACCACGGCGAACCCATCGCGGCCGTGGCCGCGGACCACCCGGACACCGCGCGGATGGCGGCCGCGGCCGTCATCGTCGAGTACGAGGTACTCGATCCGGTCACCGATCCCGAACAGGCCTTTGAGGCCGAGCCGTTGCACCCGGACGGCAACCTGATCCGGCACATCCCGCTGCATCACGGCGACCCGGAGGCGGTCGGCGAGGTGGTGGTCGAGGGCCTGTACCGCATCGGCCGCCAGGACCCGGCCCCGATCGGCGCCGAAGCCGGCCTCGCCGTGCCCCGCCCGGACGGCGGGGTGGAGCTGTACCTCGCCTCCACCGACCCGCACACCGACCGCAACACGGCCGCGGCTTGCTTCGGCCTGTCCCCGGATCGGGTGAAGATCGTGGTCACCGGGGTGCCCGGCGCCACCGCCGACCGGGAGGACCAGGGCTTCCAGTTGCCGCTCGGCCTGCTGGCGCTGAAGACCGGCTGCCCGGTGAAGCTCACGGCGACCCGCGAGGAGTCCTTCCTCGGTCACGTCCACCGCCATCCCACCCTGCTGCGCTACCGCCACCACGCGGACGCCGAGGGCAGGCTGGTGAAGGTCGAGGCGCAGATCCTGCTCGACGCGGGCGCGTACGCCGACACCTCGTCCGAAGCCCTGGTCGCGGCCGTCTCGTTCGCCTGCGGCCCGTACGTCGTCCCGAACGCCTTCATCGAGGGCTGGGCCGTCCGTACCAACAACCCGCCCTCGGGCCACGTACGCGGCGAGGGCGCCATGCAGGTGTGCGCCGCCTACGAGGCGCAGATGGACAAACTGGCGAAGAAGCTGGGCCTGGACACGGCCGAGTTGCGTCTGCGCAACGTCCTCGCGACCGGTGACGTCCTGCCGATCGGTCAGACGGTTACCTGCCCCGCGCCGGTCGCCGAACTCCTGCAGGCAGTGCGGGACTTCCCGCTTCCCGCGTTGCCGAAGGAGGCGCCGGAGGAGGAGTGGTTGCTGCCCGGCGGTCCCGAGGGGGTGGGCGAGCCAAGCGCGGTGCGCCGGGGCGTCGGCTACGGCCTGGGCATGGTGCACATGCTCGGCGCCGAGGGTGCCGACGAGGTGTCCACGGCGACGGTGAAGGTGCACGACGGCGTCGCGACCGTGCTCTGCGCGGCCGTGGAGACGGGACAGGGCTTCACCACCCTGGCCCGGCAGATCGTCCAGGATACCCTCGGTGTCGAAGAGGTCCACGTGGCCGCGGTGGACACCGACCAGCCACCGGCCGGCCCGGGCTGCCGAGGCCGCCACACCTGGGTGTCGGGCGGTGCGGTGGAGCGGGCGGCCAAGATGGTGCGCACCCAGCTTCTCCAGCCCCTGGCCCACAAGTTCGGCATGTCCACCGAACTGCTGCAGATCGCGGACGGCAAGATCACTTCCTACGACGGTGTGCTGTCGACGACCGTCACCGAGGCGATGGAGGGCAAGGAGCTCTGGGCCACGGCCCAGTGCCGTCCGCACCCCACCGAGCCGCTGAACTCCTCCGGTCAGGGCGATGCCTTCGTAGGTCTGGCCTTCTGCGCGATCCGGGCCGTGGTGGACGTCGACATCGAGTTGGGTGCGGTCCGGGTGGTGGAACTGGCGGTGGCGCAGGACGTGGGCAGGGTGCTGAACCCCGCCCAGCTGGCCGCCCGCATCGAGGCGGGCATCGCCCAGGGCGTCGGTATCGCGCTCACCGAGAACCTCCGTACTCCGCGCGGATTGGTCCGCCACCCCGATCTGACCGGGTATGCCCTCCCGACGGCCCTGGACGTGCCGGACATCCGGATCGTGAAACTGGTCGAGGAACGGGATGTGGTCGCCCCCTTCGGCGCCAAGCCAGCCAGCGCGGTTCCGGTGGTGACGGCACCGGCGGCGATCGCCTCAGCCGTCCGGGCGGCCACCGGCCGCCCGGTCAACCGACTCCCGATCCGTCCACAGGCAGCGGTGGTGACGACGCAGTGA